GATTCCATCCCCTACATGTGCATTTTTTCAAAACCATGTTTACAGTGTGCTTATCTGTCCCTTCCCTGAATTCATAGCCATTGTCACCATTGTTGTCCACATAGCAAGAAGTGTTAGCTATCTTGAAGTATTCATTGTAAAGCTTCAAACTATGTGGACTGAAATCATTTACCCATGACCTCACAGCTTCCTCCATTTCCCTCAACTGGTTCATCAACTTTATCCTTATCTCCTCAAGCATTTTAATGATTGGCTTTTGCCTTGCTTCAACCAGCCATGCATTCACTGACTCAGTGAAGTTATTCTCAACTTTTTGGTTCTTGCACACAGTATCAAAATAGGCTCTACACCAAGCCTATGGAGGATAGAAGGGCTAtgtttaatactgagatgtatacctgttgatacatatatccatggtttctatatttctcagatttatttcttttctgtgttgataactttcaagtttatcttcatagaattcaatttcattttctatagttaataaagctttattacgcaatctattatatctaattatgtctttgcaggttttaatattgtgtttaacacaatctatttttctatttatgttactgagggttttaagaagtttccatttctgggtgttatagaatctgtttataaatgaaacatttAACAATGATTCAGTAGCTTCCTTACTCAGTTGCCCAATACTCTTCAACTGATCTTTGAAATCTTCCTCATAAGAGCTCCAGGAACTCCACCATAGCAACTTCTTGAACTCATCTGTCCTCCATCTCTTGCACCAGTTTGCCTCTATGTGCTTCACACAAAATCTATGGTGTGAATCAGGTAGAACATTCTGGACTACCTTAATTAATCCCTAcaaaatgaaagtgaatattAGCAAACATGCAGTACTACAGGTAATTAACAacaaattgaaatgaaagaaataaagaCATCTGGACAGAATTCATACCTTCTGCATATCTGACATAAAGGTAATTCCCTCACTATATTTGAGATCCAATAACATTTGAAGCAATTCCAAGAACCAGGTCCAAGTCCTTTTGGTTTCTTTATCAACAACTGCCCATGCTACTGGATAAGACTGATTATTGGCATCTAGAGCTACAGCAAGCAATAGCTGaccttttgtttttcctttcaaaaagGTACCATCTAAGCCAATAAATGGTCTCACCCCTTCTCTAAAACCCATCTTCAATGCTTAAAAGCAAGTATACATTctcaagaattttcttttacCTTGTTTAAGGGCATCCTTTGACAAATTAATGACTATATCACTGCCCGGATTACTTACTCTAAGCCCATTGGCATATGCCTCAAGTTTATTGTAATCATCTGTGAAGTTACCATCCAGTTTCTCTAAAATCAACCTCTTAGCCCTCTTGCACTCCATAACTAACATTAACATTGAATGTGTTTTTCAGTTCTACTCTCATCTCTTTTATCTTAAACTTTGAGTTATCTTGCACCTTCTTCTTGAAGTAATTTGCTATTGTATAATAATCAACCCTAGAATTCTCAAATGCTTCATCACATGTATGTTTTGATTTTAAGGTCTTTACCCTAATCCCAGGAAGGTCCCCATCTAGAGTAATATGAACAATAAAGGGGCAGTCAAATACACATCCATATCTTAGCCTTTTTGGAGAACTTTTCAACAACTTTAGTTCCTTTTTGTTTGCTAAGGCATAGAAGTTGAGATATTTTCTTGCTTCAGGTATATCCTTAAAGCTCATACCCTTATACAATTCCTTATAATTATCCAAACTAGGCATAAtctctcttttcttttgattAACAAATGTTTGTAATTCATCACTATCATACTCTACCTCTCCAGAATTAGAATCAGATTCACTTTCAACATCACTACAATCAATACCAACTTCATTTAATATAGTATAAGACTCAGAATGATGGACTATGTTTGTCACACTAATAGACTGCTCACACTCATCTACAATATAGAAATGAAGAGCCTTGAATTCATCAGAGATTAGTCACAAGATATGTCTTATACCATCATCATCCTCAATCTCATAATAATTACCAGATGAACCATTCACAATTAGTTGTTGAACACCTACATTTCCTAACTCATTAATGTATAAATCCACTAGATATTTGTACGATAGAAGTTCAGAATCATAACCTTTCTTGATATGGGACAACTTCTTTGAATACAAGACATGTGGGCTTGTGATCCAGTCCCCACCATAATGCAAGATTAGGTCCACCAATGGCATCCTTGTAATTTTGTAAAGGTAACAATAAAAAATACCTAAACAATTAAAAAATACTAATAAAGAATACGGggacaaacaacaaaaatataaataacataAACAATACCAATAAAGAACAATATCTAAGCAATTAAACAAAACAGAATTATAAATCATGTATGGATTTAGGGGAAcacaaataacatgtaacaactaGGGGACCACAAATAATTCAAGTAGTAAAGGCCCACTAATACTAAAATATTCACAAATTTCAGTTGTGAGGGAACAACATTCAACACACCCAGCACACACATATGCCAGACAAGAAAACGACTAAAAGGAACAAATAAACCCCACATTATCATATCTTACCAACTTTAATGCTTACAAAATTCAGAAAAGACTAAAACAAAACACATGCAAAGACATTCCACAcaagaaaataagacaaaaaggtCAGAAAGTAACATCTTAAACCAAGacataagaaaacaaaatatatTAAAGCCCCAAAACGATTTGAGCATAAAACCTTAAGAATAAACTAAGACAAATACACATAGAGGAGAGATAAAAAAAGTAATATTACGCAGATTAAACATACCTTTTCAGAAAATTGATTCTTTAATCGGCAGCATCGACTAAGAGAAGGCTTTGTTAAAGAACCCTAACGTTTGGTCTCGTGGTTTTGTTCTTGAATGAGGACCGATCTGTTTTGGGTGTTCTTTAAGTGATTTACGGGTGGGTCGGATAAAATGAACCGGGTCGTGGGTTAATTAAAAAATGGGGGTGGGTTTAAATCGTCCAATCAAAGACTGTCAAGtggatattttaattttaaatggcGGGTTAGACGGTGGAGGGATATTTTAATTTCTGGTCACCAACGGTAAGGacttttttaattaaatagtataacgGGGGCCATATATGACTTATTTTAGATAGTAGAGGGCCCTTTCTGGACCTTTCCGAAATAAGAAATCAAAATTCACCTTATAACTGTACGACCAACGCGAATAAATTGTCCAGGAAGAGAGAAGATTGAAAGAGACAGAGGAAATTGGAAGAGGAGTTGAGCACTGACAATTTCGAGGAAGAACAGTGTGAAGTAGAGTATAGATGTTGTTCGTTTGAGCGGTGTAAGGAACGTGGCAAAACTAAAGTAGGGTTAGCGCGTGACTTTTGCCAAAATATTtgtaattttcccaaaataccCCGGACGACCCCAAGCTCCTCAAACTGTCGCTTATTAATAAGGGGAATAAGAATTTGGACACTTTAGAGTAAGTCTGGCATGTGGGCAATCAGGTGCTATCATCGTATTATAATGATTATTCTGACGTCAGAGCAGATAGGACTACCAATCCCAGAGTGAATTAACCTTGTCTGAACTACCACCTTAGTTTACTAGACCTTGGGAAATTGGCTAGTTACCTTGGCCCGGCCCCGGACCAGACCCGCGAACTCATATGGGTAATGGGCCTAAACGGGACTAATCGTTTAAGTTCGGGATCAGGGGAGGTAGGCCTGCTAAGTGGGCCGGTTACGTTAAAAAGCCTATTAGGATCGAACCGTTTGAGCTCGAGACCGGGTGCTAAGTAGGCCAATTCAATCGATCTTAAAcggtcctaaacgggcccaacgactattttttaaaaaaaaaaattgggtccGCGACCAGGtgctaagtgggccggtccaacaTGTCCAAAACAGGCTCAAACGGGCccaatgactattttttaatcattgcaatatttaaacaatGGACGttgtcttgcaaaaatagccgtttgggctttgtaaaatagccatttaaccccccaactttgttttaaccccaaactttttataattgtactttttccctattttcaactataaatgccccctcattctttcatttttctcacaaaatcatcaatctctctctaattttcttctataattggttactttattgttgcaatttgtgtgaaaaaaatatgaagttggtgaattgaagtattctaagtcttcaagtcttcaatgataattaattttcaacaagttattcgtcaattcggtaaactcgttccaactctttagttttaatattattattttgtttgttttatttactttgtataattataattaagatgGCCTATTTCTTaagaaaatatttagtaaaaataagggaaaatccaagagtggtgaatctagtggtcAATCTATTCCTCCTCTAATTTTTCGGGCTCCCCTACCAAAACCCCATACCCGCCTTCCACCTGCTCCTATTGTTGATAGTAATAATACTTTATTATAATTTACTGAGAGTCAATATGTGCATAATGTTGGAGGTGGTGAACACTTAGATCATGAATATATGAATTCTCTTTATGATAATCGAACTATTGATGAATAAGATCAGCAGGAAATAGATTTGGATGAAACGCAACCGaatgacgatacacccactagtcatgttgctgaagttaacccaactaatccaaatgatgccccatcTGACCCCCCAttactacccctactttttctagacagcCTTCTAAACGGGctgaaacatctcttgtttggccattttttattcaaataagagaaaaaataaagCTAAATGTAAAACTTATGGCAAAAGGTTAGTTTTTAACTATGTTACTCGGGGGAGGGGAGAAGTTTGAGGAGACACATAAtgatacaccctcaagataaagttaAATATTATCAAATGAAAGCTGCAGCTAGGGGGACAAGTctacctagtcaggctgaccttagtaccgggtcaaatcaatttcaaccgggaattaacactgttaccgatggtattttatattatgatccaaaaaaagatcgggaagaattggcaaaaatggttactgttatgtgcttaccctatagttttccttctaaccctcactttgtgcattatattagaagagtttttaatcctacttataaattttcctcgcacaaccgtaaagagcgatatttataaatataaacaatatctgcgctatttatttactcatattaaTTATCGTATTTCTATTCGATATTGGTAGAaatggtaatgactgtgattatcttacTATTActagtcattggattgatgaggtttggataatgcaaaagcgtattattgcttatagaataattgaTAAGGTTTGGATAATTAACGTCACACAGGGCAGCTTATTTCTAGCACGgttacggatatttgtagatatttttgcattagtgataaaataatgtcaatttcaatggataatgcttctagtaacactaatgttgtagccttgcttaccactacactaaatcctgcatttagtaacatttttcatgttaggtgtatttgtcatatttaccatttaattgtgggtgatggtgtcgcacctcctttttctgcgCCCGAGAGGCgcatggggagttttctccaatttgaaggacagtcgaaacgggatttatttaattatttcagagtcgccacctaggaattttaaggcgtcccaagtcaccagttttaatccctgaatcgaggagaatatgactctgtttattattctgcgaaccagaaatcctgagtaaggaattctgttaatccggaagaaggtgttaggcatttccgaattccgtggttctagcacggtcgcttaactgtttttattattggcttaattatcttgattttactaaatacgtttttattgcatgattttactaccgctttttacttattgtttacaattatatggacgaattacgcgtacgtatattcgtattatatacttttaataattaccggggatcgtgccacgcgtacgtgtacacaataaaattgtccatgttatagtttttataaaatatatattcgaaaattaaaaataaaatcaggaacatcatcaccctttttatttagataatgaactgcacacctcgggttatatgaaattattttgacatccgcggagaaatcatttttattaaaatattcgctcgaaattgcgcgtacgcataatccgaatttgcttttttttataatcagggtgcgcgaacgcatccctgattgcgcaaaatctttgttaatagtattatggcctttttccccaaattgtttattatatcatgagaaatctccatttaagatacccttgaattcttgaaaaagaacttgtaatttattaaatgttacccgtcgattataatttccggatataaattatattcagccagactattcaaattcaaagaaaagcataaaaatatgattaacactattttcggcaaatacaacatatatatctatatgcccaataatgaattgtatatgaaactaaaaatgatttataaagggaagaatatttttcaagaatgtttattatttctatttagtgcaagtcctatttctaattgtcgttgatataaagtgttgcaatttgtatatctcatcttattctcatatacttgcttttaatctaataggcctaattatttatttaggatggtaaataggcatcaaattgataagagaaggaattattatacaaattgattaacaacattgccttacatgccacatatttgtatgtcttgaaacattcgtagcactttaacatcataatgaaccataacaactcaacttaccatccactaatggttctatagatacctgttataatgccacataagaacgtacaacttatatcattccttccacaactaaatcagatatcagaataaactagcaatatggttttgacattttcacgctattctttattcaactaacaacgtcacaaggcctagttaatggccaatctttatgtcatgtttcctaccttgacagttcaaacatgactaaactaatgagatgaaaggctaacattattacaaagctttatacgaatttcaaagtaagacaattaactcatagctatcaaattgaattcactactaattaactaacatgaaacaaaaatgaaatttaaactgatgaacttggacaaatggaaaacagaattgcaattcaagcttcattgattagtcatgttgaatctctttccaacataaaatttaaaagacatgtacctgaaaatgaaggtagaaggagtaaatttcagcagtagcagcaataacaAAATCATTAGAATGTACCGATAaaacagcaagtctgaacaagacccgttaacccagatgaacagtgacagaaacttgagggAAAGATTTCAGATTCAAACTGAATAATATTCACACAAAAATAATTGCACAAACAACGGACTGATTCTAGGAGGAtaacattttttcagatttcaatttcttcctgtttcggattcctgtttctgactatatttttttttctgtttctgttttcttcttcctattttttaaaactctcctcttaaaatctgatttttcttctcctttctttctttctgtctttctctcctttctttctctctcaaagactgatctttttctcttttaaaatctgcctgaaagctctcttttttccttatttttcttttttcaaagaGCTCTCCTCAATCAGTCCCAATCtccctctatttatacagggctgtcttgtacccttctagtgctgcctggaccctttttctccttttaaaatcagaaagtttccattaaaactacttttgaatactttaaatcctattgagtgctattatcctgtttttcagcagcccattaccctttgtttcccactaTCCTATTAAATTAAAACCATTAACAAACCACTTTCAGCCCATTACTATGtcacattacccttactgttttatcccagaaatatccagatttactgttttctactggtattactgccttaaatcCAGCATCTTAACACTAcaaattttaaaatctgtataagcctgattattaatctgttttaagacagctacaaccaatcctaaagtttggactgaatcttgactaagaatgtaacctcctaacacaattacATCCAATCAACATTTGTAGAATCACAccgaattcagaactaacatcataacaacatatcaatgaaatcattataacaattcagactaGACTTAAACATTAAatcaagatcaaacatacacaggagcattgtcaatatactgacaatgccctgttcagaaaacaatatatacacatcatacatttgaatttactgatttgcaaacaaacatgatttaattgacaaaTATTAATCAgtagactatttacaacatttgtccataatcagtctaaaacaatagaggCAGACTGTTTCCattagcattatcataaatgagaattcacaatataactaatcgacgaacttaatcgagtcgattactcacattgtaaataatcacgaacaatagaaacaatttcatat
Above is a window of Nicotiana tabacum cultivar K326 chromosome 8, ASM71507v2, whole genome shotgun sequence DNA encoding:
- the LOC107796236 gene encoding uncharacterized protein LOC107796236, which produces MGFREGVRPFIGLDGTFLKGKTKGQLLLAVALDANNQSYPVAWAVVDKETKRTWTWFLELLQMLLDLKYSEGITFMSDMQKGLIKVVQNVLPDSHHRFCVKHIEANWCKRWRTDEFKKLLWWSSWSSYEEDFKDQLKSIGQLSKEATESLLNAWCRAYFDTVCKNQKVENNFTESVNAWLVEARQKPIIKMLEEIRIKLMNQLREMEEAVRSWVNDFSPHSLKLYNEYFKIANTSCYVDNNGDNGYEFREGTDKHTVNMVLKKCTCRGWNLTGIPCPHEIKSLQLKMLEPMNEINWWYNKEAYLLTYKYKLQPVRGEKFWKVDPS